One window from the genome of Saccharomyces mikatae IFO 1815 strain IFO1815 genome assembly, chromosome: 4 encodes:
- the TPS2 gene encoding trehalose-phosphatase TPS2 (similar to Saccharomyces cerevisiae TPS2 (YDR074W); ancestral locus Anc_8.195) translates to MTTTAQDNSPKRKQRIINCVTQLPYKIQLGESNDDWKISATTGNSALYSSLEYLQFDSTEYEQHVVGWTGEITRTERNLFTREAKEKPQDLDDDPLYLTKEQIKGLTTTLQDHMKSDKEAKTDTAQTAFATNNVHPVWLLRKNQSRWRNYAEKVIWPTFHYILNPSNEGEQEKNWWYDYVKFNEAYAQKIGEVYQKGDIIWIHDYYLLLLPQLLRMKFNDESIIIGYFHHAPWPSNEYFRCLPRRKQILDGLVGANRICFQNESFSRHFVSSCKRLLDATAKKSKNSSNSDQYQVSVYGGDVLVDSLPIGVNTTQILKDAFTKDIDSKVLSIKQAYQNKKIIIGRDRLDSVRGVVQKLRAFETFLAMYPEWRDQVVLIQVSSPTANRNSPQTIKLEQQVNELVNSINSEYGNLNFSPVQHYYMRIPKDVYLSLLRVADLCLITSVRDGMNTTALEYVTVKSHMSNFLCYGNPLILSEFSGSSNVLKDAIVVNPWDSVAVAKSINMALKLDKEEKNNLESKLWKEVPTIQNWTNKFLTSIREQATSDDDVERKMTPALNRPVLLENYKQAKRRLFLFDYDGTLTPIVKDPAAAIPSARLYTILQKLCADPHNQIWIISGRDQKFLNKWLGGKLPQLGLSAEHGCFMKDVSCQDWVNLTEKVDMSWQVRVNEVMEEFTTRTPGSFIERKKVALTWHYRRTVPELGEFHAKELKEKLLSFTDDFDLEVMDGKANIEVRPRFVNKGEIVKRLVWHQHGKPQDILKGISEKLPKDQMPDFVLCLGDDFTDEDMFRQLNTIESCWKQKYPDEKNQWGNYGFYPVTVGSASKKTVAKAHLTDPQQVLETLGLLVGDVSLFQSAGTVDLDSRGHVKNSESSLKSKLASKAYVMKRSASYTGAKV, encoded by the coding sequence ATGACTACCACTGCCCAAGACAATTCTCCCAAGAGGAAACAACGTATCATAAATTGTGTTACGCAACTGCCCTACAAGATTCAATTGGGCGAAAGTAACGATGACTGGAAAATATCCGCAACTACAGGCAACAGCGCTTTATATTCTTCTCTAGAGTACCTTCAGTTTGATTCTACCGAGTACGAGCAGCACGTTGTTGGTTGGACAGGTGAGATAACGAGAACTGAACGCAACCTTTTCACCAGAGAGGCCAAGGAAAAACCGCAAGACTTAGACGATGATCCCTTATATTTGACAAAGGAGCAGATCAAGGGTTTAACCACGACTCTACAAGACCACATGAAATCTGATAAAGAAGCTAAGACGGATACCGCTCAAACCGCTTTTGCTACTAATAACGTCCATCCTGTTTGGCTACTTAGAAAAAACCAGAGCAGATGGAGAAATTACGCTGAGAAAGTTATTTGGCCAACTTTCCACTATATCTTAAATCCTTCGAATGAAGGTGAACAGGAAAAGAACTGGTGGTACGATTATGTCAAGTTTAACGAAGCTTACGCACAGAAAATCGGAGAAGTTTACCAGAAGGGTGATATCATCTGGATTCATGACTATTACCTACTGTTATTGCCTCAACTACTGAGAATGAAATTCAACGACGAGTCTATTATCATAGGTTATTTCCATCATGCCCCTTGGCCAAGTAATGAATATTTCCGTTGTTTACCACGTAGAAAGCAAATTTTAGATGGTCTTGTGGGAGCCAATAGAATTTGCTTCCAAAACGAATCGTTTTCCCGTCATTTCGTATCGAGTTGTAAAAGATTACTAGATGCGACAGCCAAGAAATCTAAAAACTCCTCTAATAGCGATCAATACCAAGTGTCCGTGTACGGTGGTGACGTGCTCGTAGACTCTTTGCCTATTGGTGTCAATACGACCCAAATCCTAAAGGACGCTTTCACAAAGGATATTGATTCCAAAGTTCTTTCTATTAAGCAGGCttatcaaaacaaaaaaatcataatAGGTAGAGATCGTTTAGATTCCGTTAGAGGTGTTGTTCAGAAATTAAGAGCATTTGAAACTTTCTTAGCCATGTACCCAGAATGGCGAGACCAAGTGGTATTGATTCAAGTCAGTAGCCCTACTGCCAATAGAAACTCGCCACAAACAATCAAATTGGAACAGCAGGTCAATGAACTGGTTAACTCCATCAATTCAGAATATGGTAACCTAAATTTCTCTCCCGTTCAGCATTACTACATGAGAATCCCTAAAGATGTTTACCTATCCCTTCTAAGAGTTGCAGATTTGTGTTTAATCACAAGTGTTAGAGATGGTATGAATACTACTGCTTTGGAATATGTCACTGTCAAATCGCACATGTCTAATTTCTTATGCTACGGAAATCCTTTGATTTTAAGTGAGTTTTCTGGTTCCAGCAATGTGTTGAAGGATGCTATTGTGGTTAATCCATGGGATTCGGTAGCCGTTGCTAAATCGATCAACATGGCTTTGAAATTGGacaaggaagaaaaaaacaatttaGAATCGAAATTATGGAAAGAAGTTCCTACTATTCAAAATTGGACCAACAAGTTTTTAACCTCAATAAGGGAACAAGCCACATCTGACGATGAtgtggaaagaaaaatgacGCCTGCGCTCAATAGGCCTGTTCTTTTGGAGAACTATAAGCAAGCTAAGCGTAGACTGTTTCTTTTCGATTATGACGGTACTTTGACTCCAATCGTCAAAGACCCAGCTGCAGCTATTCCATCAGCAAGACTTTACACAATTCTACAAAAACTGTGTGCCGATCCGCATAATCAGATTTGGATAATTTCAGGTCGTGaccaaaagtttttgaataaatGGCTAGGTGGCAAACTACCTCAACTAGGTCTAAGTGCAGAACATGGTTGTTTTATGAAAGATGTATCTTGCCAAGATTGGGTCAATTTGACCGAAAAAGTCGATATGTCTTGGCAAGTGCGTGTTAATGAAGTGATGGAAGAATTCACTACAAGAACTCCGGGTTCATTTAtcgaaagaaagaaagtcGCTCTTACTTGGCACTATAGGCGCACTGTTCCAGAGTTGGGTGAGTTCCATGccaaagaattgaaagaaaaattattatcTTTCACCGATGATTTCGATTTGGAAGTTATGGATGGTAAAGCCAATATTGAAGTTCGTCCAAGATTCGTTAACAAGGGTGAAATTGTCAAGAGACTAGTCTGGCATCAACATGGTAAACCACAAGACATATTGAAGGGGATCAGTGAAAAACTACCAAAAGATCAAATGCCCGATTTTGTGTTATGTTTGGGTGATGACTTCACTGACGAAGATATGTTTAGACAGTTGAATACCATCGAATCCTGTTGGAAGCAAAAATACCCTGATGAGAAAAATCAATGGGGTAATTATGGATTTTATCCTGTCACCGTGGGATCTGCATCTAAAAAAACTGTCGCTAAGGCACATTTAACTGATCCTCAGCAAGTTTTGGAAACTTTAGGTCTACTTGTTGGTGATGTTTCGCTTTTCCAAAGTGCTGGTACGGTCGACTTGGATTCGAGAGGTCATGTAAAGAATAGCGAAAGCAgtttgaaatcaaaactGGCTTCTAAAGCTTATGTCATGAAAAGATCTGCTTCTTATACTGGTGCAAAGgtttga
- the SNF11 gene encoding Snf11p (similar to Saccharomyces cerevisiae SNF11 (YDR073W); ancestral locus Anc_8.194) produces MSSDIAYSNINTTAENGNTKTSASVDVGANATADLNLPTVDEQRQYKVQLLLHINSILLARVIQMNNSLQTNLQNNINNSNNNNIIRIQQLISQLLKRVHANLHCISQINQGVPSAKPLILTPPQLANQQQSPQDILSKLYLLLARVFEIW; encoded by the coding sequence ATGAGCAGTGACATTGCCTACTCAAATATAAACACCACAGCAGAAAATGGGAATACCAAGACTAGCGCCAGCGTAGATGTAGGTGCTAATGCAACTGCAGATCTGAACCTGCCCACCGTCGATGAACAAAGACAATATAAAGTACAGCTGCTTCTACATATAAATAGCATACTACTTGCCAGAGTTATTCAGATGAACAACAGCTTACAGACCAACCTACAAAACAATATAAATAATagcaacaataataatattattagaataCAGCAGCTTATATCTCAGCTCCTCAAAAGGGTCCATGCCAATCTTCATTGCATATCTCAAATTAACCAAGGAGTGCCCTCAGCCAAACCATTGATTCTCACCCCCCCTCAGCTGGCCAACCAACAACAATCCCCACAAGATATTCTTTCTAAACTCTATCTCCTCTTAGCAAGAGTGTTCGAGATATGGTAA
- the SHU2 gene encoding Shu2p (similar to Saccharomyces cerevisiae SHU2 (YDR078C); ancestral locus Anc_8.203), with product MSKDVIEYSKLFAKLVNPSDDTKLDDTIASFLYYMFPRELFIRAISLLESSDMFIYILDKVYEKEGNVAASLIDVLVDEFYTDSSSSPLEYRLIVKDTNDGAPPILVDIVQWFCSCEEYCEHFHGALEKTDQKEELHDALVNEIDDHLQFSNDRFAQLDPHSLSKQWYFKFDKICCSHLLAFSILLRSSANVLKFFTVSSSKVFVISIDNIDEWLNLHINIVE from the coding sequence ATGTCGAAGGATGTAATAGAATACTCAAAACTATTTGCTAAACTAGTCAACCCGAGCGATGATACGAAACTAGATGATACAATAGCGTCCTTCTTATATTATATGTTTCCAAGAGAGCTCTTTATTCGAGCAATTTCGTTGTTAGAATCCTCAGACATGTTTATTTACATACTAGATAAAGTTTATGAGAAGGAAGGTAATGTGGCTGCATCATTGATTGATGTATTGGTTGACGAGTTTTATACGGACTCATCAAGTTCACCGTTGGAGTATCGCTTAATCGTCAAGGATACCAACGATGGAGCCCCTCCAATACTGGTAGATATAGTTCAGTGGTTCTGTTCATGCGAAGAGTATTGTGAGCATTTTCACGGGGCACTAGAAAAAACTGaccaaaaagaagaattgcACGATGCGCTGGTtaatgaaattgatgatCACTTGCAGTTTTCGAATGATAGGTTTGCGCAGCTGGATCCTCATAGCTTGTCCAAACAGTGgtatttcaaatttgataaaatttgCTGTTCACATTTGCTAGCGTTTTCTATTTTGCTCAGGTCTTCAGCCAACGTACTGAAGTTTTTCACTGTTAGCTCAAGTAAAGTTTTTGTTATCTCTATAGATAATATCGATGAATGGTTAAACTTGCATATCAACATAGTTGAATAA
- the PET100 gene encoding Pet100p (similar to Saccharomyces cerevisiae PET100 (YDR079W); ancestral locus Anc_8.209) gives MGLFNFKFKYTRAQLEIFRFSFCLLAPVAVMYYIGTDTDKKLNVPGFWPDPATLNQIPKEPYEIKAELARMKKERLEKRLRLEKKIQEEFGLDLEEEKEKIRRDLALKKG, from the coding sequence atgggtctttttaatttcaaattcaagtaTACAAGAGCACAACTGGAGATCTTCaggttttccttttgtttgCTAGCACCTGTCGCTGTAATGTACTATATTGGTACAGATACTGATAAAAAACTAAATGTTCCAGGGTTCTGGCCGGATCCTGCGACGTTGAATCAGATACCAAAGGAACCCTATGAGATTAAAGCTGAACTAGCAAGGATGAAAAAGGAACGTTTGGAGAAAAGGCTTAgattagaaaagaaaatacaagAGGAGTTTGGTTTGgatcttgaagaagaaaaggaaaaaatcagAAGGGATTTAGCTCTCAAAAAAGGATga
- the SED1 gene encoding Sed1p (similar to Saccharomyces cerevisiae SED1 (YDR077W) and SPI1 (YER150W); ancestral locus Anc_8.201): MKFSTVLLSAGLASTTLAQFSNSTAASSSAITSSSIVSSSSSSVTITSSEAPESDNGTSTAAPTEAPTTALPTNGTSTEAPTEAPTEAPTTALPTNGTSSEAPTELPTSFISPNSTTAFPPTTSLPPSNTTIPPYNPSTEYTTDYTVVTEYTTYCPEPTTFTTNGKTYTVTEPTTLTITDCPCTIEKPTTTSTTEYTVVTEYTTYCPEPTTFTTNGKTYTVTEPTTLTITDCPCTIEKSEAPESSITITESKGTTTKKETGATTKPSTANPSLTVSTVVPVSPSASSHSVVINSNGANVVVPGALGLAGVAMLLL; the protein is encoded by the coding sequence ATGAAATTCTCAACTGTTCTACTATCTGCTGGTTTGGCTTCAACCACTCTGGCCCAATTTTCCAACAGCACCGCTGCTTCCTCCAGCGCCAtcacttcttcttctattgTTTCCAGTTCCTCTAGCTCAGTAACTATTACATCTTCTGAAGCTCCAGAATCCGACAACGGTACCAGCACTGCTGCTCCTACTGAGGCCCCAACCACTGCCCTTCCAACTAATGGTACATCTACTGAGGCTCCAACTGAAGCTCCAACTGAAGCTCCAACCACTGCCCTTCCAACTAACGGTACCTCCAGTGAGGCACCTACCGAACTTCCAACTTCGTTCATTTCTCCTAACAGTACCACAGCATTCCCACCAACCACATCTCTACCACCAAGTAACACAACCATTCCACCTTACAACCCATCTACAGAATACACCACTGACTACACTGTGGTCACTGAATACACCACTTACTGCCCAGAGCCAACCACTTTCACTACAAACGGTAAGACTTACACCGTCACCGAACCAACTACATTGACCATAACTGATTGTCCATGTACCATTGAAAAGCCAACCACCACATCAACCACTGAATACACTGTGGTCACTGAATACACCACCTACTGTCCAGAGCCAACCACTTTCACCACAAACGGTAAGACTTACACCGTCACCGAACCAACTACATTGACCATCACCGATTGTCCATGtaccattgaaaagagtGAAGCTCCAGAATCTtctatcaccatcaccgAATCAAAGGGTACTACCaccaagaaagaaacagGTGCCACTACCAAACCATCTACTGCCAACCCAAGCCTAACTGTCTCCACCGTTGTCCCAGTTTCACCATCTGCTTCTTCTCACTCCGTTGTTATCAACAGCAACGGTGCTAATGTCGTCGTTCCAGGTGCTCTAGGTTTAGCTGGTGTTGCTATGCTATTGTTGTAA
- the PPH3 gene encoding phosphoprotein phosphatase PP4 catalytic subunit PPH3 (similar to Saccharomyces cerevisiae PPH3 (YDR075W); ancestral locus Anc_8.199): MMDLDKIIASLRDGKHISEETVFRLCLSSQELLMNEGNVTHVDTPVTICGDIHGQLHDLLTLFEKSGGVEKTRYIFLGDFVDRGFYSLESFLLLLCYKLRYPDRITLIRGNHETRQITKVYGFYDEVVRKYGNSNVWRYCCEVFDYLSLGAIINNSIFCVHGGLSPDMTTVDEIRTIDRKQEVPHEGAMCDLLWSDPEDVDTWSLSPRGAGFLFGKREVDQFLEKNDVELIARAHQLVMEGYKEMFDGGLVTVWSAPNYCYRCGNVAAVLKIDDDLNREYTIFEAVQAQNEVGNAIIPTKKSQMDYFL; this comes from the coding sequence ATGATGGATTTAGATAAGATTATAGCGTCACTGAGAGATGGGAAACACATTTCCGAAGAAACTGTTTTCAGACTATGTTTGAGTTCACAAGAATTGTTGATGAATGAAGGAAATGTAACCCACGTTGACACACCAGTTACTATTTGCGGTGATATACATGGACAATTACACGACCTATTAAcgctttttgaaaaaagtggtGGTGTGGAAAAAACAAGGTATATTTTCCTGGGGGATTTTGTGGACAGAGGTTTTTATTCATTGGAAAGTTTTTTGCTTTTACTATGCTACAAATTAAGATATCCTGATAGAATTACTTTGATTAGAGGCAACCACGAAACTCGACAAATTACTAAAGTATACGGATTCTACGATGAAGTGGTGAGAAAATACGGTAATAGTAATGTATGGAGATATTGCTGTGAAGTATTTGATTATTTATCACTTGGGgcaataataaataatagcATATTCTGTGTTCATGGTGGTTTATCTCCAGATATGACAACAGTCGACGAAATACGAACGATTGACAGGAAACAAGAAGTCCCACATGAAGGTGCTATGTGTGACTTATTATGGAGTGACCCTGAAGACGTTGACACATGGTCATTATCACCGAGAGGTGCTGGGTTTCTTTTCGGAAAGAGAGAAGTTGACCAATTCTTGGAGAAAAACGACGTCGAGTTAATTGCTAGGGCCCATCAACTAGTTATGGAAGGTTATAAAGAAATGTTCGACGGTGGATTAGTGACGGTTTGGTCGGCACCAAACTATTGTTACCGATGTGGTAATGTGGCAGCTGTGTTGAAAATAGACGATGATTTGAATCGCGAATatacaatttttgaagcagTTCAAGCACAAAATGAAGTCGGAAATGCGATAATTCCGACtaaaaaatctcaaatGGACTATTtcttataa
- the TFB5 gene encoding TFIIH complex subunit TFB5 (similar to Saccharomyces cerevisiae TFB5 (YDR079C-A); ancestral locus Anc_8.211): MARARKGALIQCDPSIKALILQIDAKMSDIVLEELDETHLLVDPSKVEFVKHELNRLLSKNIYNPMDEEENQ; this comes from the coding sequence ATGGCTAGAGCAAGAAAGGGGGCATTGATCCAATGTGATCCATCTATCAAAGCACTCATACTGCAAATTGACGCAAAGATGAGCGATATAGTATTGGAGGAGTTAGACGAAACACATCTTTTGGTAGATCCTTCAAAAGTAGAGTTTGTTAAGCATGAGCTGAATAGATTATTATctaagaatatatataatcccatggatgaagaagaaaaccaaTAA
- the RAD55 gene encoding putative DNA-dependent ATPase RAD55 (similar to Saccharomyces cerevisiae RAD55 (YDR076W); ancestral locus Anc_8.200) encodes MSFGIPLSQLIVESPKPLSSGITGLDEMLNLGFQARSIYEVFGPPGIGKTNFGIQLVGNSLENIQPSDMNDDKVLWIETFQDMPINLLRERFRKRDVVDENVKRVRITKFGQLLYFFQNLFKLSQSMKYKLIIIDGFSQIVCDHLCTLSKRSGGMLDKSIHELKCRHLILMFTIMTKYTHSTGSTIILLNDCMNTAFQSNEFESLEEYYEILEDGSNFFVNSNNERRKNNVHILKSALVANIAMGSKDSTWEVFLRDRIGFFRDWNEQVDETIFVKSKRVKMPSSQDNEGRTTIKEMRINKRNFENFRIAIVFNLHNEDRKRAGENWKRTRNGDDRHSIVKFDFDKATGQFRDIIDRKGGAANIDSTLTLSASSSSCSQVFSNTQSDNNPLPNAEEKEEIIYDSEG; translated from the coding sequence ATGTCTTTTGGCATACCACTTTCCCAATTAATAGTAGAAAGTCCGAAGCCATTAAGTAGTGGCATCACAGGATTAGATGAGATGCTAAACCTCGGATTCCAAGCAAGATCGATCTACGAGGTGTTTGGACCTCCAGGGATTGGCAAGACTAATTTCGGAATCCAACTGGTAGGCAATTCCTTAGAAAATATACAGCCATCGGACATGAATGACGATAAAGTTCTGTGGATAGAAACCTTCCAAGATATGCCTATAAATTTATTAAGAGAACGCTTTCGAAAACGTGATGTTGTAGATGAGAATGTAAAACGTGTCCGAATAACAAAATTTGGGCAActgttatatttttttcagaatttGTTCAAGTTATCTCAAAGTATGAAGTACAAACTAATTATAATTGATGGGTTTTCCCAAATAGTTTGTGATCACTTGTGTACATTAAGTAAAAGAAGCGGTGGTATGCTGGATAAAAGTATACACGAGTTAAAATGCAGGCACTTGATATTAATGTTTACAATAATGACCAAATATACACATTCTACGGGTTCGACAATAATACTTTTAAATGACTGCATGAACACTGCTTTCCAATCAAACGAATTTGAGTCTTTAGAAGAATACTACGAAATCTTAGAAGACGGTTCTAATTTCTTCGTCAACTCCAACAATGAAAGACGTAAGAACAATGTgcatattttgaaaagtgcTCTCGTCGCTAACATCGCTATGGGAAGCAAGGACTCCACCTGGGAAGTATTTTTAAGAGATAGGATCGGTTTCTTTAGGGATTGGAATGAGCAAGTGGATGAAACTATATTTgtgaaaagcaaaagagTAAAGATGCCGTCCTCGCAAGATAACGAGGGGCGTACCACGATCAAAGAAATGAGAATAAACAAACGGaactttgaaaactttagAATAGctattgttttcaatttaCACAATGAAGACAGAAAGAGAGCAGGGGAAAACTGGAAACGGACAAGAAATGGCGACGACCGTCACTCTATTGTTAAGTTTGATTTCGATAAAGCAACAGGACAGTTCCGCGATATAATTGATAGAAAAGGCGGTGCTGCTAACATTGACTCAACACTGACATTATCAGCGAGCAGCAGCAGTTGCTCACAAGTGTTTAGCAATACTCAGTCTGACAATAACCCATTACCAAATGCGGAGGAAAAAGAGGAGATAATTTATGACAGTGAAGGTTAA